The Triticum aestivum cultivar Chinese Spring chromosome 5A, IWGSC CS RefSeq v2.1, whole genome shotgun sequence genomic sequence GCGGTTGTTCGAGttctttgcatatgggtgttcggCCGATGCAATTGACGACTATGCCTGCATTGGGAAACACACAATCTTGAAGGCCATTCGAAGGTACACGAAAGCAGTGATTGATGTCTTTGTGCTGGAGTACTTGAGGGCACCCAACGAGGAAGAAACCCAGAGGCTTATGATAGAGAGTGGAGCAAGAGGATTGCCTGGGATGCGTGGATTAGTAGACTGTATGCGCTGGACCTGGAAAAATTGTCCTATAGGATGAAAAGGTCAGTATAAATGCCACTGCAACAATCCCACGATCATTCTTGAGGCTATTGCATCAGAGGATCTATGGATTTGTTATTCATTCTTTGGATTGCCTAGCTCACACAATGAACTGAATGTGCTTTTAAGATCACCACTGTTTGCTAGGCTTGTTGCGGGACATGCTCCTCCTTGCAACTCTACGTCAATGGTCATGAGTACACGATAGACTACTACCTTGCGGATGTCATCTATCCTTCATGGGCCACATTTGTCAAAACAATTCCGCACCAAAAGGTAACAAAAGTTCTTACTTTGCAACACATCAAAAATCTACTACTCCCCCCGTTTCTAAATATAAACCTTTTTAAATATTTCAATGTGgacaacatatggatgtatatagacatattttatagtgtaggttcactcattttgcttcgtatgtagtccgtattggaatctctaaaaaagcttatatttaggaacggagggagtagaaaggatgtggagagagcttttgtgTGCTTCAGGAAGCGCTTTCCAATCGTTCGTGTCCCTACCAAGTATTAGAACTCCAAGGTTCTATGGCAAATCTGACTTGTTGTACCATTTTACATAACATGATCattgaagatgagagaggaatgCCCATCACTATTGAGAATCCTGTTAAGCAGAACACGATCGAAAAAAAAAAGGCGTTACTTGAAGCGCAACGGAGGATTGAGAACCTAGAAGTTAATAACCAGCTCGACCATGATCTTGTTGAGCATCGGTGTCATCTCCATAGCACTTCGTAGTCGTGCTATCATGCTATGTACTTTATTTGGACCATTCGGTGTGTTTGAATTTGAATAATTTGATTTCTAAACTATGAATGTGTAATATTTATGAATTGTGTGAAACTTATTTATTATCTTTAGTTTTTATATGTGTGCTAATATGTAGTCAAGTTTATTTCGATGGCTgaaaatgaaaagaatttgacaaaCATAGAAATTTACTCCACTAATTTTAGAATTTCGGTTAGGTCTGACAAAAAATTAGTGGATCAAATTTGCTCCACTGTAGCTAACTCGACGTTTATTCCTCTATTATTTTTTAGGGATCTGACCGGAGATAGTATAAGAGCACGGAATGAGAGGAGAAGCTTCTCCAAATTTATAGCCACCAATCGACGATAGAAACCGGTGGCCGGCGTGGTATTGCAGTGTCAGTACGGGTTGACATCCTCTGCAGTATTGTACGGTAATGTAGTGCGGATGACACGTAGGAccgggcccacatgttagtgaatgTACTGTACCGTACAGTACTGCAGAGGATCCCAACCATGTCGGTACACCGTCCAAAAACCATCCTGGCACCTGTTAATCAATTGGTAAGGCACCTGTTGAACACGCGTACCATCCAAACCCAGCTGCTGCTCCTGCTCGTCTCAAACAACGGGAGGTGTTCATGCTCTATGGGCGCCCAGTGCGCGTGGGACGAGCACGACGTCGACACTCTCGCTTGCTTTGGCAGTCAACGCAACACGGCCTTTTGCTTCGAGGTCTTTCCAGAGCGCGCGCACCGCCGTCCACGCCGTCCCCGCGTATTAAAAACTCGCCGCCGCCGTTGCTGTCAAAACCGTGGTGCGACGCGGCGAGACCAGCCAACACCACAGTTAGCATGAACCCAACATATTCCCGTGGGCAAAACAAATACGGTAGTAGAAGCTGCGCCAGATATAAATAGGTGCCAACACATCTTTACATTTCCTCAAACCAACCGAGATCACATCACACAACACACAACAGACGACACAAAAACTCCTGAAACTAGCGTCGGTACGCACCGAGAGCTTCTTCTGAAGATGAGCGTGGAGATCCTGGACGGGAAGACGGTGCAGAGCTTCGTGGAGGACGAGTGCGCCTTCAACGCCTCCGTCGACGGCCGCTTCGCGGCGCTCGATGCCAACCACGACGGTCTCCTCTCCTACACCGAGATGGCCGGGGAGATCATGAGCCTCCGGGTTCTCGAGAAGCACTTCGGTGTGGACGAGGCCGGCGCCGTTGGTCCCGACGAGCTCGCGAAGCTCTACCGCGGTCTGTTCGCGCGCTTTGACCGCGACGGAGACGGCGCGGTGGACCGCGACGAGTTCCGGGCAGAGATGAAGGAGGTCATGCTCGCCGTGGCCAACGGGCTCGGCTTCATGCCGGTGCAGATGGTGGTCGAGGAGGGGAGCTTTCTCAAGGTGGCCGTGGACCGGGAGCTGGCCAGAGCTGCCTGACCGATTTTGTTTGTACTACTACGTGTGTATGCGAGTAAGGATAATGTTTTTGTTTTATCTTCAAAACGAGAAGTGAGTACTAATGCTGAAGCCTCTATGGCATTCAGCTATATCTACGTGATTGTGTATTTCATAGACGAATTTGTCCCATTAATAAGTTAATTTGTCGATTAATCCCTACTAATAGGGCCACCGATAGCCAATAAAATAgataaatcatccgattaattgataAATTAAAGATTAATTTATCGATTAGCTTATTAATCTTCTGCTCGCCCGCCAGCCCAGAAGCTAGCAATTAATGATTTCCTCACCAATGGGTTTATGTACTATTTTCATACGAGTTAAAGGTCGGGCATATGATAAAATAACGACTGCTCAATAATTAGTTAGAACCATGACATTTGTtccaaagggcatctccaatgttcaTTCTCAAATCGTCTGCATTTTATTGGGACCTATTTTACCATTTAATGCGGTATTTCATCTATCTGCCAACCGGTATGTCCGCTTTTCTACAAAACGAGGATCATGAGGCTTAGTGAACATTCGGACCGTTCCCACGTCCGCGACAGACAACTCGAACCCACCCAAAACTCTCTCCCTTGCCCGCGCCCCTTCTAAAGCGaagcagttgccatgtagcgcCGCATACATGCCGACACAGAGCGGACGCGACTTCTCACTGGTGTCGGCACTGAAGCGGTGTGTCCACCGAGAGTGCCGCCCATGCCGCATCCCGGTGCCCGCACCTATTCAATACCGAATAGATGTGACTAGACGGGATGGATATTTGCCGCATTTAAATGGGTTGCCCGCCATTCGCCGTCCGTCATTAAACATACACGCCAGCGGAGAAACCAACTTCGGCATGCGCATTGACACACCGCGCCGCTTGGCATGGTTGGCGTCCGCTATTTAAATGAGGCCTCGCCCAGCACAAAGCATACTACACCTAGTCTTGATTCACATCCTCCACTGTGCACCACTTCTGCCATGACCACATGGTCTAGCGCGTTATGGGAGAGCCTTTCCACGAAGTAGAAGCACAAGCTGGCTACCCTTGCGGGCAACTGGCAGAGCCATTGTTTGAGGCGGACAGAGGCTGGCATGTGGGCCGGCTCCCCGAAGTTCTTCGACGACGACCCGGCGATGGAAATGGCCTCCGACGATGACTCGGCGCCCCTGCGTGCGCCGTTCCACACCGACTTGACCATGGAGCAAGCGCATGCACATTTCATCGCCGCCATGGCGAAGGAGCAGCTGGAATCATAACTAGTGTCGGTGTTCCGGCCGGCGTAACCGGATCCGCTGCCTCGACAGAGAGCTCACCAAGATTGGCAAGGAATGGCGCTAAGCCACATCTCCACCAATGTTGGCTGGGCCAAGGCCGTTGCCGGCAGGGCACCACGGCCGGGGTCGGCAACGGCTCCTCCGCGAGCGCCAGGCCGCGACCGGGCAAGGCTTTCACGGCCCGCGTCCTTCCATAGCTAGAAGAACGACGATGGTAACACGAACGACGACGACGGAACGACTGCCAGGGCAGCCAAGTGTACGATGTTGTTCGCCCGCTACAAGTTAGACACCTAGggtgtttttctttattttttgttaTACGAGTTTTTATGTAAATTATTATGTCTGAACTTTgctgaaatccgtcatgtttgatAAAAAAATTCAAGTTCGTGTCACCATCGTACGGAGCTGTTCAAGAGGATTCGCCCATCACGTGTTTGACGAAATGTCGGGGCGAACATGTCAAAACATGCGCCCGTTCTTGTTGGACGCATCGGTCGACCCAAATCAAAAGAAAAACACGCACAGGCGGACGAGTGATCCAAACAGATAAAAAACAAACAAAATGGGTGTCCGTTTGGTTAGAGTTGCTCTAACACTCGCAGGATCCAGATCCCACAGCTGCAGCAAGCTTGTAAACCGTGTGAGGACAAGAAACAGGGGCCTTGAGCTAGGGGACGACTCGTAGTCGGCCGTCGTTACTCTTTTGACCGATGACCGATCAGTGTCAATGTCATGGCCTTTGCTTGGAGGGCTTTTCCATGTCGTCGCACCTACGCATATTCCGCGCGTATTAAAATTCTTGGGCACGAGACGCCGGCGTTGCTGTCAAACACCCTTCTGCGACGCGGCCGACACCAGCCAACACCACACGATTCTGTGGGGAAGACAAAATAGTATACTACTTTGGAGAGACTTTGCTTACATCTGAAGCGAGTCTCGTCAACCTCGGCGCATCCCACAGCGATATTGCCGACCACCGTAAACCAAATGAAGCATCGCCAGCTATAAATACCGGCCAAGGGCCAACACCTCTTCCCCACGTCCACAAACCGGCCGAGATCACAACACACAACACGAGAAACTCCCGAAACTCCAACATCAGTTGCAGCAGAGAGATTTCTTTTCAAGATGAGCGTGGAGATCCTGGACGGGAAGACGGTGCAGAGCTTCGTGGAGGACGAGGGCGCCTTCAACGCCTCCGTCGACGGCCGCTTCGCGGCGCTCGACGCCAACCACGACGGCCTGCTCTCCTACGCCGAGATGGCCGGGGAGCTCATGAGCCTCCGGGTCCTGGAGAAGCACTTCGGCGTCGACGAGGCCGGCGCCCTGGGGCCCGACGAGCTCGCGGGGCTCTACCGCGGCCTGTTCGCGCGCTTCGACCACGACGGCAACGGCACCGTGGACCGCGACGAGTTC encodes the following:
- the LOC123107239 gene encoding uncharacterized protein; this encodes MSVEILDGKTVQSFVEDEGAFNASVDGRFAALDANHDGLLSYAEMAGELMSLRVLEKHFGVDEAGALGPDELAGLYRGLFARFDHDGNGTVDRDEFRAEMKEVMLAVASGLGFVPVQMVVEEGSFLKVAVDRELARAD
- the LOC123107238 gene encoding uncharacterized protein, whose protein sequence is MSVEILDGKTVQSFVEDECAFNASVDGRFAALDANHDGLLSYTEMAGEIMSLRVLEKHFGVDEAGAVGPDELAKLYRGLFARFDRDGDGAVDRDEFRAEMKEVMLAVANGLGFMPVQMVVEEGSFLKVAVDRELARAA